The Panicum hallii strain FIL2 chromosome 9, PHallii_v3.1, whole genome shotgun sequence genome has a window encoding:
- the LOC112875688 gene encoding uncharacterized protein LOC112875688 produces the protein MGSLMAGWDSPVLGDDKKVHARRNRSLTKDEVEAFWKQRRRSEDGGEQLITSPLASPATHSSPFAGSLEKAARSPGGGGTKAGALSPRVRVDGFLPAGDNDGGAADSPSKSRDWWTRSSWAFLNEPPQEEPSGRAQSYTPQFHVARIATGNA, from the exons ATGGGCTCTCTCATGGCTGGCTGGGACTCGCCGGTTCTTGGTGACGACAAGAAAG TTCACGCGCGGCGGAACCGGTCGCTGACCAAGGACGAGGTGGAGGCGTTCTGGAAGCAGCGCCGGAGGtcggaggacggcggcgagcaGCTGATCACCtcgcccctcgcctcccccgcCACG CATTCGAGCCCGTTCGCCGGGAGCTTGGAGAAGGCGGCGCGGTCCCCGGGCGGTGGTGGCACCAAGGCCGGCGCGTTGTCCCCGAGGGTCCGCGTGGACGgcttcctccccgccggcgacaaCGACGGCGGCGCCGCGGACAGCCCCAGCAAGAGCCGGGACTGGTGGACGCGGAGCAGCTGGGCGTTCCTGAACGAGCCGCCGCAGGAGGAACCTTCCGGCAGGGCGCAGAGCTACACGCCGCAGTTCCACGTCGCCCGGATCGCCACCGGCAACGCCTGA
- the LOC112874704 gene encoding non-specific phospholipase C1, which yields MAAAARAGRRGRPEARLLVALLLLALVVSGHCLDAHHRGLKRRRRKHEIHSPIKTVVVVVMENRSFDHILGWLHRTRPDIDGLTGRESNHLNASDPSSPEIFVTDKAGYVDSDPGHGFEDIREQIFGSADTSAVPPPMSGFAQNARGMGLGMAQNVMSGFKPEAIPVYASLADEFAVFDRWFASVPTSTQPNRLFVHSATSHGLTFNARKDLIHGFPQKTIFDSLEENGLSFGIYYQNIPATLFYQSLRRLKHLVKFHQYSLKFKLHAKWGKLPNYVVIEQRYFDCEMFPANDDHPSHDVARGQRFVKEVYETLRASPQWNETALIITYDEHGGFYDHVPTPVVGVPQPDGIVGPDPYYFKFERLGVRVPSFLISPWIEKGTVIHEPNGPQGSSQYEHSSIPATVKKLFNLHSNFLTKRDAWAGTFENYFKIRKTPRTDCPEKLPEVTKSLRPFGPKEDSSLSEFQVELIQLASQLNGDHVLNTYPDIGRTMTVGEANRYAEDAVARFLEAGRIALRAGANESALVTMRPALTSRASSMSSGLSSEL from the exons atggccgccgccgcccgcgcgggcCGCCGCGGCCGACCCGAGGCGCGCCTCCTCGTGGCGCTCCTCCTGCTCGCGCTGGTCGTCTCCGGCCACTGCCTGGACGCGCACCATCGCGGgctgaagcgccgccgccggaagCACGAGATCCACTCCCCGATCAAGACGGTGGTGGTCGTCGTGATGGAGAATCGCAGCTTCGACCACATCCTCGGCTGGCTCCACCGCACCCGCCCCGACATCGACGGCCTCACCGGCCGCGAGTCCAACCACCTCAACGCCTCCGACCCCTCCTCCCCGGAGATCTTCGTCACCGACAAGGCCGGTTACGTCGACTCCGACCCCGGCCACGGCTTCGAGGACATCCGCGAGCAGATCTTCGGGTCCGCCGACACCTCCGCCGTGCCGCCCCCCATGTCAGGCTTCGCCCAGAACGCGCGCGGGATGGGCCTCGGCATGGCGCAGAACGTCATGAGCGGATTCAAGCCGGAGGCCATCCCCGTGTACGCCTCCCTCGCCGATGAGTTCGCCGTGTTCGATCGGTGGTTCGCCTCCGTGCCCACCTCCACGCAGCCCAACCGCCTGTTCGTCCACTCAGCGACCTCCCACGGCCTCACCTTCAACGCCCGGAAGGACCTCATCCACGGCTTCCCACAAAAGACCATCTTTGATAGCCTCGAGGAGAACGGCTTGTCCTTTGGTATCTACTACCAGAACATCCCGGCCACGCTCTTCTACCAGAGCCTCCGCCGGCTCAAGCACCTTGTCAAGTTCCACCAGTACAGCCTCAAATTCAAGCTGCACGCCAAGTGGGGGAAGCTGCCGAACTATGTGGTGATTGAGCAGAGGTACTTTGATTGCGAGATGTTTCCCGCAAACGATGACCATCCGTCGCATGATGTGGCAAGGGGCCAGAGGTTTGTCAAAGAGGTGTATGAGACACTGAGGGCAAGTCCTCAGTGGAACGAGACTGCCCTGATTATCACATACGATGAGCATGGTGGATTCTATGACCATGTTCCTACACCGGTTGTCGGAGTTCCCCAGCCTGATGGAATTGTGGGGCCTGATCCCTACTACTTCAAGTTTGAACGGCTTGGGGTGCGCGTGCCTAGCTTCCTCATCTCGCCGTGGATTGAGAAAGGAACTG TAATCCATGAACCAAATGGTCCACAAGGAAGCTCACAATATGAGCATTCGTCCATTCCTGCAACAGTAAAGAAGCTATTTAATTTACACAGTAACTTCCTGACAAAGAGAGATGCATGGGCTGGGACCTTTGAGAACTACTTCAAAATCCGGAAGACGCCAAGAACTGACTGTCCAG AGAAACTCCCAGAGGTTACAAAATCATTGCGACCATTTGGCCCTAAGGAAGATTCATCTCTATCAGAGTTTCAAGTGGAGTTGATTCAACTTGCCTCACAGCTTAATGGTGATCATGTACTGAACACATACCCAGATATTGGCAGGACCATGACTGTCGGGGAAGCAAACCGCTACGCAGAGGATGCTGTTGCCAGATTTCTGGAAGCTGGTAGGATTGCTCTAAGAGCCGGTGCAAATGAATCTGCTTTGGTGACAATGAGGCCTGCTCTCACCAGCAGGGCCTCCTCAATGTCCTCTGGTTTATCATCAGAGCTCTAA
- the LOC112873841 gene encoding uncharacterized acetyltransferase At3g50280-like has product MPGSTDTGRVQVIGRRVIRAEQPPPPSSSPVPETIHLTPWDLRLITIDYIQKGVLLPKPKHEHWHAVVDRLASAFARALGRFHPFAGQLVVHERAGDGTITVSLRCTGEGAEFVHAAAPGVTAADITGELYIPRELVASLFPLNGLVSADAASVDGEPRRAPLLAVQVNELEDAVFVAASLNHAVGDGTTFWHFVNTWSDLSRSDGATCERPPPVLERWFLDTCPVPVPLKFAKLEDAIRRHENQQLPLQECFFHFSSESVKKLKARANAEVHSMTGAATISSLQAVLGHLWRSVCRARRLDPSQKTTYVLLIGCRGRVKGIPPAGYVGNAVVPCKVQSTAGEVVEKGLGWTAWQLNRAVASFDEAALVRESLERWVREPRLAYNTDLLGAADVGTGSSPRFDVYGNDFGWGRPAAVRCGPGNKLDGKTTVFEGRGGGGAVALEVCLAPDALARLVADDEFMRAVTAP; this is encoded by the coding sequence ATGCCAGGCTCCACGGACACCGGGCGCGTCCAGGTGATCGGCCGCCGCGTCATCCGCGCCGAGCAGCCGCCGCCACCCTCGTCGTCACCGGTGCCGGAGACCATCCACCTGACGCCGTGGGATCTCCGGTTGATCaccatcgactacatccagaagGGCGTCCTCCTGCCCAAGCCAAAGCACGAGCACTGGCACGCCGTCGTCGACCGCCTCGCGTCCGCGTTCGCCCGCGCCCTGGGCCGCTTCCACCCGTTCGCAGGTCAGCTCGTGGTCCACGAGCGCGCCGGCGACGGGACCATTACCGTGTCGCTGCGTTGCACCGGCGAGGGGGCCGAGTTCGTCCATGCCGCGGCACCAGGTGTCACGGCGGCCGACATCACCGGGGAGCTCTACATTCCTCGCGAGCTGGTGGCGTCCCTGTTCCCGCTCAACGGGCTGGTCAGCGCCGACGCCGCCTCGGTGGACGGCGAGCCCAGGCGGGCGCCGCTGCTGGCCGTGCAGGTCAACGAGCTCGAGGACGCCGTTTTCGTCGCCGCGTCGCTCAACCACGCCGTCGGCGACGGCACCACGTTCTGGCATTTTGTCAACACCTGGTCGGACTTGAGCCGGAGCGATGGCGCTACATGCGAacggccgccgccggtgctAGAGCGGTGGTTCCTCGACACCTGCCCCGTGCCCGTCCCCCTCAAGTTTGCCAAGCTCGAGGACGCCATCCGGCGACACGAGAATCAGCAGCTACCGTTGCAGGAATGTTTCTTCCATTTCTCCTCGGAGAGCGTGAAGAAGCTGAAGGCCCGGGCGAACGCGGAGGTGCACTCCATGACCGGCGCGGCCACCATCTCCTCACTGCAGGCTGTGCTCGGGCACCTGTGGCGGTCGGTGTGCCGAGCCAGGCGCCTGGACCCTTCGCAGAAGACCACGTACGTGCTGCTCATCGGCTGCCGGGGGAGGGTGAAGGGCATCCCGCCGGCCGGCTACGTGGGCAACGCCGTGGTGCCCTGCAAGGTGCAGTCGACCGCCGGCGAGGTCGTGGAGAAAGGGCTCGGCTGGACGGCGTGGCAGCTGAACCGCGCGGTGGCGTCGTTCGACGAGGCGGCCCTGGTGAGGGAGTCGCTGGAGCGGTGGGTGCGGGAGCCGAGGCTCGCGTACAACACGGACCTGCTGGGCGCGGCGGACGTGGGCACGGGCAGCTCGCCGCGGTTCGACGTGTACGGCAACGACTTCGGGTGGGGGAGGCCGGCCGCCGTGCGGTGCGGCCCCGGGAACAAGCTAGACGGCAAGACCACGGTCTTcgagggccgcggcggcggcggcgccgtggcGCTGGAGGTGTGCCTCGCCCCCGACGCGCTCGCGAGGCTCGTCGCCGACGACGAGTTCATGCGCGCCGTGACCGCGCCGTGA